The sequence GCCCAGGCTCCGGTGCAGCCGGCGCAGCGCGGTGGCCAGCGGCGCGTAGGGCAGCCCCTCGGCGCCGATCTCCAGGCAGCCGCCGACGGTGGTGACGACGCCGTCCAGGCAGGCCTGGCGGAGGAACTCCTCCAGCAGCCGGGTCTTGCCGACGCCGGCCTCGCCGCCGATCAGCACGGTCTGCGGCCGGCCGTCCCCGGCCCGGCGCACGGCATCCAGCAGGACGGTGAGTTCCGGATCGCGGCCGACGAAGACGGGACTCACCGATATCTGCTGCATGGAGGCGAGCATGCCACAGAGGTCGGCCGCGCTCCGAGGGGTTATCCCGCCCCCCGGACGCCCGGAAGGGGAGGCGCACCCCCGTGTCGCCTCCCCTTCCGGTCCCTGCTCGGCACCTCGGTGCCGGTCCGTCAGCATTCGCGCGGACGGACGGCGCGCCGCTGGAAGCGGAAGCCGACGTTCGGGCGCCGGCCGGTGCGCTTGGCTCCCTTCGCCTCGCGGACCAGACGCTCGTGCTGGGCCAGGGCCCGGAGTTCCAGTTCCTGCTGCTTGATGAGCTCGTACTCGATCACGGTGTTTCCCCTCGTGGGTTCCGGTGTCTCTCTCGTTCTGAGGTAAAGATTCCTCTCCCAGGGGGGTGGGCCGCATCGGCAGCCTGCCGGATGTTCCGGGCCCCGGCCGCCTTAGGCCGGGGGTCCCGGGTACGGCAGAGGCCCGGCCCCACCCCCCGTGGAGGGTAAGACCGGGCCTCAGGGCTCTAAGCAGCCCTTAGAGCGCCTTAGACGCCTAAGACGCCTTGGAAACCTCAGGCAGAAACGCCCAGCTTCTCCAGGATCAGATCCTTGACCCGGGCCGCGTCGGCCTGACCGCGGGTGGTCTTCATGACCGCGCCGACCAGTGCGCCGACCGCGGCGACCTTGCCGTCGCGGATCTTGGCGGCGATCGCCTCGTTCTCGGCGATGGCCTGGTCCACGGCGGCACCGAGCGCGGAGTCGTCCGAGACCACGGCCAGGCCGCGCTGCTCGACGACCGCGTCCGGCTCGCCCTCGCCGGCCAGCACGGCCTCGATGACCTGGCGGGCCAGCTTGTCGTTCAGCTTGCCCTCGGCGACCAGCGCGGCGACCCGGGCGACCTGCGCCGGGGTGATCGGCTGCTCGGCCAGCTCGGTGCCGGTCTCGTTGGCCCGACGGGCCAGCTCGCCCATCCACCACTTGCGGGCCTGGTCGGCCGGGGCGCCGGCGGCGATGGTCTCCTGGATCGGCTCGACGGCGCCGGCGTTCAGCACCGACTGCATGTCCTTGTCGGTCAGGCCCCACTCGGCCTGCAGCCGGGCCCGGCGCACCCGGGGCAGCTCGGGCAGCGCGGCCCGCAGCTCCTCCACCCAGGCGCGGGCCGGCGCGATCGGCACCAGGTCCGGCTCCGGGAAGTACCGGTAGTCCTCGGCGTTGTCCTTGATCCGGCCGGCGGTGGTGCTGCCGTCCTCCTCGTGGAAGTGCCGGGTCTCCTGGACGATCGTGCCGCCGTCGGTCAGCACCGTGGCGTGCCGCTGGATCTCGAACCGGGCGGCCCGCTCCACGCTGCGCAGCGAGTTGACGTTCTTGGTCTCCGAGCGGGTGCCGAAGGTCTCGGTGCCGTTCGGACGCAGCGACAGGTTGACGTCGCAGCGCATCTGGCCCTTATCCATCCGGGCCTCGGAGACGCCCAGCGAACGGATGACCTCGCGCAGCTCGGCGACGTACGCGCGGGCGACCTCGGGGGCGCGCTCGCCGGCGCCCTCGATCGGCTTGGTGACGATCTCGATCAGCGGGATGCCGGCCCGGTTGTAGTCCAGCAGCGAGTGGGTCGCGCCGTGGATCCGGCCGGTCGCGCCGCCGACGTGGCTGGACTTGCCGGTGTCCTCCTCCATGTGGGCGCGCTCGATCTCCACCCGGAAGGTCGAGCCGTCCTCCAGCTGCACGTCGAGGTAGCCGTTGAAGGCGATCGGCTCGTCGTACTGCGAGGTCTGGAAGTTCTTCGGCATGTCCGGGTAGAAGTAGTTCTTCCGCGCGAACCGGCACCACTCGGCGATCTCGCAGTTCAGCGCCAGGCCGATCTTGACCGCCGACTCCACGCCGACCGCGTTGACGACCGGCAGCGAGCCCGGCAGGCCCAGACAGGTCGGGCAGACCTGGCTGTTCGGCTCGGCACCCAGCTCGGTCGAGC comes from Streptomyces sp. TLI_053 and encodes:
- the gatB gene encoding Asp-tRNA(Asn)/Glu-tRNA(Gln) amidotransferase subunit GatB → MSVKNLVSYEDALASFDPVMGLEVHVELGTKTKMFCGCSTELGAEPNSQVCPTCLGLPGSLPVVNAVGVESAVKIGLALNCEIAEWCRFARKNYFYPDMPKNFQTSQYDEPIAFNGYLDVQLEDGSTFRVEIERAHMEEDTGKSSHVGGATGRIHGATHSLLDYNRAGIPLIEIVTKPIEGAGERAPEVARAYVAELREVIRSLGVSEARMDKGQMRCDVNLSLRPNGTETFGTRSETKNVNSLRSVERAARFEIQRHATVLTDGGTIVQETRHFHEEDGSTTAGRIKDNAEDYRYFPEPDLVPIAPARAWVEELRAALPELPRVRRARLQAEWGLTDKDMQSVLNAGAVEPIQETIAAGAPADQARKWWMGELARRANETGTELAEQPITPAQVARVAALVAEGKLNDKLARQVIEAVLAGEGEPDAVVEQRGLAVVSDDSALGAAVDQAIAENEAIAAKIRDGKVAAVGALVGAVMKTTRGQADAARVKDLILEKLGVSA